The DNA region taatCGCTCTGCGCAAAGTGAAGACAACATCAATCGTTCCCATACTTTGGGGAgctgtttaggaccccaaaagaaaCTGAAAAGTTACTGCGCTGGAAAATGTCCAAAACTAGACTTTAATTTTCGTAAAAGCGTAAAATCTTTTTCTCATCAATAGCTACACTTTTTTAAGATTCACCTTAAGGATGGACGAATTTGAGGTGAGTCAAATGAGGGTCAAAttctacgaaatcggcagaTGGCGGCCAATAAAATCATATTGTTTGTCCAAATGTAGCAAAAACTCGTTGAATGATAAGTCACAAATGATAAATaaaaacacgcagaaaaatgttttgtagaatcagcctgtacgaggtttaaatcaacaaaatttttgttgaatataatcaacgccaattttgcgttgaaacaaaccttcattttctcaattccacaaaagtcttttgttgtttcgaaaaagctgctttgacatttagcgttgattcaacaaaaataatgattttcaaatcaacaaaacgttttgttgattcaaatatgccttatttttctgcgtgaagtaaatctttccctgttcctgacgggaacacccgtgaagagtatcgggaccAGCATTTACAAAGTGGattcacacggagaaaaaagagttcccaaaatcgtgaacaagcgttcatgaaaatgggaacctcgaacaaagtgttcaaatcccatggtacgattttgaaaaacgtaccatgaaatttgaacactttgttcgtggttcccattttcatgaacgcttgttcatgattttaggaactcttttttctccgtgcagtgaCCATAGTATTAataaacttaatgttaacattccataggttgcctTTCTAAGGTGTCTCGACAAGGTctagtttgtgacgatacactaatTTCCCTTTACTATTTGAATCCTCGATCTACCACTTACGAGgcgaagcgttaccactgggctcggtccataaatgataaatgataaatgataaatgataaatgataaatgataaatgataaatgataaatgataaatgataaatgataaatgataaatgataaatgataaatgataaatgataaatgataaatgataaatgataaatgataaatgataaatgataaatgataaatgataaatgataaatgataaatgataaatgataaatgataaatgataaatgataaatgataaatgataaatgataaatgataaatgataaatgataaatgataaatgataaatgataaatgataaatgataaatgataaatgataaatgataaatgataaatgataaatgataaatgataaatgataaatgataaatgataaatgataaatgataaatgataaatgataaatgataaatgataaatgataaatgataaatgataaatgataaatgataaatgataaatgataaatgataaatgataaatgataaatgataaatgataaatgataaatgataaatgataaatgataaatgataaatgataaatgataaatgataaatgataaatgataaatgataaatgataaatgataaatgataaatgataaatgataaatgataaatgataaatgataaatgataaatgataaatgataaatgataaatgataaatgataaatgataaatgataaatgataaatgataaatgataaatgataaatgataaatgataaatgataaatgataaatgataaatgataaatgataaatgataaatgataaatgataaatgataaatgataaatgataaatgataaataataaatgataaatgataaatgataaatgataaatgataaatgataaatgataaatgataaatgataaatgataaatgataaatgataaatgataaatgataaatgatcaAACCACATATTTCTTTTGTTTCATTTGGAAAAGCATTAACGACGATGCGGTATGAGAACGAacgtgcccttggagttttcgaacggaaggtgctacgaaTGATCTACGGCAGAGTGCAGCTGTCTGGAGCTTGTTCGGCCATTAAAAGTCTAAAGCATCGATTCTCCCCATCGAAGTTTTTATCTACTGATCAAATATGTACGTCGGCTGCGGATTCATCAGGCTCGGATTAATCACGGACGAGTGCGGATGATGATGCGTGACCGGCATCGTGTAGCACATGTCGTAACTGCTGCCCACATCCAGATGCTGCTGGTGCTGGTTCTGTTGCTGATAACCGCCATACGCACCATGCTGCTGGTACATGTCCCCGGGGTAGAGCGTCCCGGACGTCGTTGGCGGCGCCATTTGACCGAGCTGCATCTGGGCCGGTACGGGCGGCGGCTGAGATGGCACGTAGTTGGTCATGTACGGTGGAACCGTGTAGACGGAGTGATTGTCGATTAGCGAGGTGGCGACCGAGAGTTCCGAACTTGCGGCCGAGTCCAGCGAGCGATTCTCGTCGACGTCAATTTTCGGCTCGAAAGGTTCCGGTTCCACCTCTGGAATGACCACTGGTTCGGCTGGTTTGGGTCGGTGTTTGGCCTTGACGTGGCGGAGGAGCGCTGGAGATTGCGTGAATTTGGCGTCGCACTCCTGACAAGCGTATGGACGATCTCCGTTGTGAGTTCGCCGGTGGGCGATCAGGTTCGAACTGTTGGAGAATATTTTGCCGCAATCCTGGCAGCGGTGTCGCTTCACTCCGATGTGAACCGTTTTGATGTGACTGTTGAGGTAGGACTGCTTGTGGAAGGCTTTGTTGTCGCACAGCCGACAAACGTAACTCTTGACCGGTTTGTGCGTTTCGGCGTGATTTCGCAGCTCTTGGGCCGTCCTAAAGGCTCGCTCGCAGAGATTGCACGGGTTGTTGCGTTCCTCAGAGTGAGTCTTCCTGTGAGCATGCAGATTGCTGGAAGTCCTGAACAACTTGCTACAGATTTCGCACTGATACTTGCGTTCATCGTTGTGAATTCGCATGTGAAGTTGTAGATTCCCCGACTGTGCGAACCTCCGATGACACGTCTGACACTCGAACGGCTTCTCCCCGGAATGCACCCTCTGATGGGCCTGCAGATATCCACTGTAGTTGAACGACTTGCCACAGATCAAGCACTGCTCCGGTGGCTTCAGCTGCTTCCCTCGTTTGGCCATTCCGACGTTCTTCCTCACCGCTCGCCTCTGCTTGAAGATGTTCACCTTCGTACCTTCCTCCTTCAGCTTGGCCTTGTGCTTCACCAGCAGTTCATCCAGCTGGGCTCGTTTCTTTATCGGTTGAACCTTTTTCACGTTCCTCCCAGCCGACACCGTCACAACCGGCACTTCCTCTTCCTCCGGTCCAAAAATCGCATCCATCGCCGCATAAATTTCGTCCTCACCGACCTTCTCCTGCTGCCCAACGACAAAACTCCTCAACTTTTCATCCGAAGACTCGCACCGGTTCCGGAACTCGAACGCCATCCCGGCCTTGTAGAAGCAGTCGTTGCAGATCGCGCCCGGCAGGCCGTCCTTTTCGTAGATCTCGACGGAGGCGCAGCGCGTTATCATGTCCGAGGGACGGATCGAAAAGTTGACCGCAAACAGGCTGACGAGGGAACCGGGCTGCAGGTGCTGCAGACACAGCCGGCAGATTTTGTCCATCTCGAAGGGTGGCTGAGCTTGGGGCAGCGGTGGAGACGGTGGTTTGTCCATGGCTGGGCTTGACCGGGGATGATTCCGACGGCGAGTTGAGTTTCACGGCATCAAAACATAAACACAACGTACACGTTTAGTAAAAGGGgggtaaatttctgaaatgttttagTCGCTGCGTTTAAGAATGCAGTGGTGTTCAGAATTTAGTCTAAAACGTTCATTTGAaactaatggtacgttcgtttgaacagccagtgcggcactgagtgccgcactcgtcggtgtcagttttggttcaatcgaacgtcatctgTCAGTGTgcttggaactcgcatgaaactgaaaaaatatcgagtgcggcactagagtttcagttccaagatggcggcgaaactcgtgcggaactagcgtgagtttcttcaaagaaacactttgacagctctgagtgcggcactcagtgtggaagaagtgcggtgcttcggtggacgcgcagtcctgttttttcgtgataattttcgtctcttttgtgtcgctttttgtgtgcatggggtgattgggcataataattgaataatgccatcagaagtgcggtgcttcggtggacgcgcagtcctgttttttcgtgataattttcgtctcttttgtgtcgctctttgtgtgcatgaggtgattggttttatgtgagtaggttttatgtgattaggttttattttttatattattttctttctctccatttcctcagtttgatttgcgatgcctttccgtcgggtcgtgttttttttcgcgttcgtcgtcggtgtgtttttcgttttttttttcgcgtgcgtgtatgtgtgtaaaaGTGCGGCTGgttctggttgtcatcgatgacaattgagccagtcttatttgcgatgcctttcggtcgggtcgcagggttttttcgcgttcgtcgtcggtgtgcaataacaacaaaaccttatcataccatttcagctcgataaacatcgtaactcgtcgttcgcttcgttaatcagtaccccactaaacatgaatcatgtaaaactcgtaaaaacatctcaattaaaaagtcagactgttaaattcttcatcatttaattacaaataattttggttctatctttccacagccggctgtctaagataaatccatctcaattaaaagttaacagccgataaacgggaaatgactcatccgcagcatccgattgcttgccttgagattaaaacgtaatacctttcaacaaacactatgattttgggtcgcatcatcatcttctatgatgaatcctgaccaaacaccctatcctactaacaaattttcaggttcctggcgcttgtggggtgtaagcacagagtaaatcagctgccctagtagcaacctgcgctaactaacattcccgtccctaaaaatcgagatctacaaactgacatggcgggcgccgttggtggccaatgactgttacctattcgcaactgatctagctttagcaatcatggtgttttatcttttcagcgcattcatacatgctgttgataagggaaacaccactagatcgtcgaagcatataatcagtagtgctgaaaggatattacggttctgttcagcaacggaggggcaaccatgggtgatctctcatgctcatgctctcatgctcatgctcatgtttCATTTGGAAAAGCATTAACTGCCTTGAACACCGTTTCCGATTTGAGCAAAATGCTATCACAGCAAATTTATTTCAACACatcgttaaataaaaaaatcagaacctCACAATGAGGTGAGTGAGAGTAATTCACAAAAATTGTAAAGCATTTCCGCAATGAAAGAACGTCAATTACTTGGAGCGCCATAATGGGGctttaatttttcagtacacCATATGGCCATACAGTCCTTCTAGAATGCCTGCCCCATAC from Culex quinquefasciatus strain JHB chromosome 3, VPISU_Cqui_1.0_pri_paternal, whole genome shotgun sequence includes:
- the LOC119770484 gene encoding zinc finger protein 391-like encodes the protein MDKPPSPPLPQAQPPFEMDKICRLCLQHLQPGSLVSLFAVNFSIRPSDMITRCASVEIYEKDGLPGAICNDCFYKAGMAFEFRNRCESSDEKLRSFVVGQQEKVGEDEIYAAMDAIFGPEEEEVPVVTVSAGRNVKKVQPIKKRAQLDELLVKHKAKLKEEGTKVNIFKQRRAVRKNVGMAKRGKQLKPPEQCLICGKSFNYSGYLQAHQRVHSGEKPFECQTCHRRFAQSGNLQLHMRIHNDERKYQCEICSKLFRTSSNLHAHRKTHSEERNNPCNLCERAFRTAQELRNHAETHKPVKSYVCRLCDNKAFHKQSYLNSHIKTVHIGVKRHRCQDCGKIFSNSSNLIAHRRTHNGDRPYACQECDAKFTQSPALLRHVKAKHRPKPAEPVVIPEVEPEPFEPKIDVDENRSLDSAASSELSVATSLIDNHSVYTVPPYMTNYVPSQPPPVPAQMQLGQMAPPTTSGTLYPGDMYQQHGAYGGYQQQNQHQQHLDVGSSYDMCYTMPVTHHHPHSSVINPSLMNPQPTYIFDQ